GTCGTTGACCGTCACGGACCCGTCCGCGTTCAGCACCACATTGATCAGGTCGCAATAGCCGGCGAGCGACTCGTCGATCGCGTTGTCCACGACCTCATAGACCATGTGATGGAGGCCCGACCCGTCGTCGGTGTCGCCGATATACATGCCCGGCCGTTTGCGCACGGCATCGAGGCCCTTCAGAACTTTGATGGACTCGGCGCCGTAATCGGCCGCGGCTTCAGCCTTGCGTTTGGCAGCAGGTGTCATGGTCTACGAATGTACTTTTGGAAGCGGTTTCGAGGGTCGTTCCAGGGCCAGGCAAAGGTCCCAGGTGAGGGTGCCGGCGAACGTGTGAATCATGCCGATATTATACCCCGATTCACGTCCAGAATCTGAGCACTTTGTCCCAGAGGCGAAAAAAGTTCCTTGTCCGTTCCGGTCATCCAGGCCTGGACTTTTAGCCTTAAAATCTCGGCAAAAAGGGCCTCTCGCCGGACGCCGTCCAGATGGGCCGCGACCTCGTCCAGGAGCACGAGCGGGGCGATCCCTTCCAGGGTCTTGATCAGCTCGGCTTTGGCCAGGACCAGCCCAAGCAACAGGGCCTTTTGCTCGCCCGAGGAGCAGATGGCGGCGGGGGCGTTTTTGGGCCCGTGGACCACCAGGAGATCGCTTCTATGGGGGCCTTCGAGGGTACGGGATGCCGCCCGGTCGCGCTCCCGACCTTCCTCCAGCAGGATCCGGAACGCATCTTCGGCCTCGGTAGCCGAGCGTTCCGCAAGGTCTGCTTCCACCGTCCCGTGCAGCGCCAACACAGCATGGGGAAAGGGCGTCTGGTCTTCACTCTCGCGCCGCTCGTCGATGAGAGCGGAAAGCCGCTCCACCGCATCGAGCCGCGCCGCGGCGATGGCGACGCCGGACTCGGCCATTTGCTCTTCGAGCCCCTCAAACAGGCTCTTGCCGTGCTCGCGCATCTGGAACAGCCGATTGCGCTGGCGCATGGCCCGCTCGTAGCGGCTGAGCGAGGTGCGAAGGCCGGGCGC
This genomic window from Methyloceanibacter caenitepidi contains:
- the recF gene encoding DNA replication/repair protein RecF (All proteins in this family for which functions are known are DNA-binding proteins that assist the filamentation of RecA onto DNA for the initiation of recombination or recombinational repair.): MTASPKEHTIKINETEPGTATLSVRTLKLSDFRNYASARLDLDARPVVLAGENGSGKTNLLEAVSLLGPGHGLRGRPYAELARKDGQGGFAIAASVRTRHGELDIGTGYTPRAGDDGTGRTVRIAGKDASAGALGDYVKQVFLIPAMDGLFTGPGSERRRFLDRLVVAIAPGLRTSLSRYERAMRQRNRLFQMREHGKSLFEGLEEQMAESGVAIAAARLDAVERLSALIDERRESEDQTPFPHAVLALHGTVEADLAERSATEAEDAFRILLEEGRERDRAASRTLEGPHRSDLLVVHGPKNAPAAICSSGEQKALLLGLVLAKAELIKTLEGIAPLVLLDEVAAHLDGVRREALFAEILRLKVQAWMTGTDKELFSPLGQSAQILDVNRGIISA